A genomic segment from Anaerolineales bacterium encodes:
- a CDS encoding S1 RNA-binding domain-containing protein, with the protein MSQDQEPVGAEPPSQETIEESQQAPMNALEASESEVEEVQEEPEDTSAEKSEEDESQSSSQVRDFEDITDSDEATHPMDLLLEEESYDLEMPRRGEIRVGTIARVTESDVLVDIGAKSEGVISSRELERLTDEQRSEMVVGNQVDVYVLRSGGRDGQLMLSMSKAREERDWQLAESLLKSQDLYEGTVAGYNKGGLIIKLGNVRGFIPASQVSLSRRRRAHGNTPGQRWGKMVDDPVIAKVLEVDRSRNRLIMSERAATREARDALKERLIDDLEIGEARTGHVISLADFGAFVDIGGADGLVHLSEISWKRVSHPREVLKVGQKVDVKVLGVDKERKRISLSIRELEPNPWDQIVENFEEGQLVEGTITKLTDFGAFASLAGTGDYDIEGLIHVSELADHRVEHPREVVQEGQVVSLRIIKIDHNRRRIGLSLKRVSSAEYSEQDWRAAMQEMQARESEDETQGEVEDFDAALEAVTEDIPVAEEDTAAAEDAEAGTTEAEAVETPEVETSEEEEQAAEETAEASDVAEVEAADDAQVEADEAEEEAQAAEETAAASDVAEAEAADEAQVEADEAEEEAQAAEDTAAASDVVEMEAADEAQVEAEDTKTPEIAEPGEEQAQPSSAESQGADTGGDPPSDDPQDEGVDTK; encoded by the coding sequence ATGAGCCAAGACCAAGAGCCCGTTGGCGCCGAGCCACCTTCGCAGGAGACAATTGAAGAGTCGCAACAGGCGCCGATGAATGCCCTCGAAGCAAGCGAATCCGAGGTGGAGGAGGTACAAGAAGAGCCCGAAGACACATCCGCCGAGAAATCAGAGGAAGATGAGTCTCAATCTTCCAGCCAGGTTCGTGATTTTGAAGATATTACGGATTCCGACGAAGCAACACATCCGATGGACTTGTTGCTCGAGGAGGAATCCTATGATTTAGAGATGCCTCGCCGAGGCGAGATTCGTGTTGGTACGATCGCGCGCGTCACGGAATCGGATGTACTGGTGGATATTGGTGCCAAGTCCGAGGGGGTCATTTCCTCACGAGAACTCGAACGCCTGACGGACGAACAGCGCAGCGAAATGGTGGTTGGCAACCAGGTAGACGTCTACGTGTTGCGGTCCGGTGGGCGCGATGGGCAGTTGATGCTTTCCATGTCCAAGGCTCGAGAGGAACGCGATTGGCAGCTCGCAGAATCACTTCTCAAAAGCCAGGATTTGTATGAAGGCACGGTTGCCGGCTACAACAAGGGCGGTTTGATCATTAAACTGGGGAACGTGCGAGGTTTCATTCCCGCTTCCCAGGTAAGTCTCTCCAGACGCCGGCGGGCGCATGGCAACACGCCGGGTCAGCGCTGGGGTAAGATGGTCGACGACCCCGTGATCGCCAAGGTACTCGAAGTCGATCGGAGCCGCAATCGTTTGATCATGTCCGAGCGTGCTGCGACTCGAGAAGCTCGGGACGCACTGAAGGAGCGGCTCATCGACGATCTGGAGATCGGTGAGGCCCGCACCGGACACGTCATCAGCCTGGCCGACTTCGGCGCCTTCGTGGATATCGGTGGCGCGGACGGGCTGGTGCATCTTTCCGAAATTTCTTGGAAACGGGTCTCCCATCCTCGGGAAGTGCTCAAAGTGGGGCAGAAGGTCGACGTGAAAGTGCTCGGTGTGGATAAAGAGCGGAAGCGCATCAGCCTCTCCATCCGGGAACTCGAACCGAATCCGTGGGATCAAATCGTCGAGAATTTCGAAGAAGGACAACTGGTCGAAGGCACCATCACCAAGCTGACCGATTTCGGCGCCTTCGCTTCACTGGCCGGAACGGGCGACTATGACATTGAAGGTTTGATCCACGTATCAGAGTTGGCCGATCATCGCGTGGAACATCCGCGCGAAGTGGTGCAGGAAGGACAAGTCGTCAGCCTGCGCATTATCAAAATCGATCACAACCGGCGGCGGATTGGATTGAGTCTCAAGCGTGTCTCATCTGCCGAGTATTCGGAACAAGATTGGCGCGCGGCGATGCAGGAAATGCAGGCCCGCGAATCGGAAGACGAGACGCAAGGCGAGGTGGAGGATTTCGACGCGGCGTTGGAAGCGGTGACCGAAGACATCCCCGTCGCCGAGGAAGACACGGCCGCCGCGGAAGATGCCGAAGCCGGCACGACCGAAGCAGAGGCAGTCGAAACCCCCGAAGTCGAAACCTCGGAGGAGGAAGAGCAGGCTGCGGAGGAAACGGCTGAGGCGAGCGACGTGGCAGAAGTGGAAGCCGCAGATGACGCGCAAGTCGAAGCCGACGAAGCCGAGGAGGAAGCGCAGGCTGCGGAGGAAACGGCTGCGGCGAGCGACGTGGCAGAAGCGGAAGCCGCAGATGAAGCGCAAGTCGAAGCCGACGAGGCCGAGGAAGAAGCGCAGGCTGCGGAGGACACGGCTGCGGCAAGCGATGTTGTAGAAATGGAAGCCGCAGATGAAGCGCAAGTCGAAGCCGAGGATACGAAGACTCCAGAAATAGCAGAGCCCGGGGAGGAACAGGCGCAGCCATCGTCGGCAGAATCCCAGGGCGCAGATACGGGCGGTGATCCACCATCCGACGATCCACAGGATGAAGGGGTCGATACGAAGTAG
- a CDS encoding ATP-dependent Clp protease ATP-binding subunit — translation MTDKMERFTQRARRVLSLAHEEAERMHHNYIGTEHLLLGLIREEGGVAGRVLRELGLEPARVKEVVERLMGIGRHKGGRIELAPGTEQVLQIAIEEARRMGHHYIGTEHLLLGLVRQKEGVGLDVLRRLGVTPEQIRRQTRRLLQEAPTRRMSRSSQQERKEKREKTPLVDQLATDLTTLAEENKLDPVVGREQEIERVIQILARRTKNNPALIGEPGVGKTAIIEGLAQRIVAGETPGPLLGKRVLQLDVGSLVAGTMYRGQFEERLKRVIDELKSSDSILFIDEVHMLVGAGSAGSSVDAANILKPALARGELQVIGATTLDEYRKNIENDAALERRFQPVMVEEPSIEETIDILRGVRRPYEEHHKLGISDEALEAAVYLSSRYVTDRFLPDKAIDLIDEAASRVRMYKSPEAVSLKETITELRNTRESHTLAVDEARFEDAEALIERQTELEEKLDELRDAWDHAVDGPLVTEQDVAEVVSMWTGIPVMQMAEEESEHLLKMEDMLHRRIVGQDDAIQVISRAVRRARAGLKDPKRPIGSFVFLGPTGVGKTELTKALAEFIFGTEDALIQIDMSEFMERHSVSRLVGAPPGYVGYDDAGQLTEAIRRRPYSIVVFDEVEKAHPEAHNMLLQIMEEGHLTDARGHKVDFRNTIIVMTSNVGAEMIRRQTSLGFDLPRDEEVEERLAYDEMRKKLLEALKKVFRPEFINRVDAIIVFHALTKEQIIEIVDLELAKVAERLVEHEMTLELSNEGRELMADLGFDPEMGARPLKRVIQSQVEDKLSDALLSDRFQAGDVILIDAEDGEIVLRKKDPEPEDQTEEAVPAG, via the coding sequence GTGACCGATAAGATGGAGCGTTTTACACAGCGAGCGCGTCGCGTTCTCAGCTTGGCGCACGAAGAAGCTGAGCGGATGCATCATAATTACATCGGCACCGAACACCTTCTTCTTGGCTTGATCCGCGAGGAAGGCGGGGTTGCGGGCCGCGTGTTGCGCGAATTGGGCCTGGAGCCGGCGCGTGTAAAGGAAGTCGTCGAACGTCTGATGGGCATCGGCCGTCACAAGGGCGGCCGGATCGAATTGGCGCCCGGAACGGAACAGGTGCTGCAGATTGCGATCGAAGAGGCCCGCCGTATGGGTCATCATTACATCGGGACCGAGCATCTTCTGCTGGGATTGGTGCGTCAGAAAGAAGGCGTAGGCCTGGATGTCCTGCGCCGCCTGGGCGTTACGCCGGAACAAATTCGTCGGCAAACCCGACGGCTTTTGCAGGAAGCCCCGACTCGCAGGATGTCGCGGTCTTCGCAGCAGGAGCGGAAGGAGAAACGCGAGAAGACGCCGCTCGTCGACCAATTGGCAACCGATTTGACCACGTTGGCAGAGGAGAACAAGCTGGATCCCGTGGTGGGCCGAGAACAGGAAATCGAACGCGTCATTCAGATTCTTGCCCGTAGAACCAAAAACAACCCGGCGTTGATCGGAGAACCGGGCGTCGGCAAGACGGCGATCATCGAGGGATTGGCGCAGCGGATCGTCGCAGGCGAAACCCCGGGTCCTCTGCTGGGGAAACGCGTGCTGCAATTGGACGTTGGCTCTCTGGTCGCCGGAACGATGTACCGCGGGCAGTTCGAAGAACGGCTCAAACGCGTGATCGATGAGCTCAAGTCTTCCGACTCGATTCTTTTCATCGACGAGGTGCATATGCTCGTGGGTGCCGGTTCGGCCGGTTCCTCGGTGGACGCGGCCAACATCCTCAAGCCGGCGTTGGCACGCGGGGAGCTTCAGGTCATCGGCGCTACGACGCTCGACGAATATCGCAAGAATATCGAGAACGACGCCGCGCTGGAGAGGCGTTTTCAGCCCGTCATGGTCGAGGAGCCGTCGATCGAGGAGACGATCGATATTCTCCGCGGCGTGAGACGACCGTACGAAGAGCACCACAAGCTGGGAATATCAGACGAAGCGCTCGAAGCTGCGGTCTACCTGTCTTCTCGCTACGTAACGGATCGGTTCCTCCCGGACAAGGCCATCGATTTGATCGATGAGGCGGCTTCTCGGGTGCGCATGTACAAGAGCCCGGAAGCGGTGTCCCTGAAAGAAACGATCACTGAGCTGCGCAACACGCGCGAATCCCACACGCTTGCGGTGGATGAGGCGCGTTTCGAGGACGCAGAAGCGTTGATCGAGCGGCAAACCGAACTCGAGGAAAAATTGGACGAACTGCGCGACGCCTGGGATCATGCCGTCGATGGTCCGCTGGTGACGGAACAGGATGTCGCTGAAGTCGTTTCGATGTGGACCGGCATCCCTGTGATGCAGATGGCGGAAGAAGAGTCGGAGCATCTGTTGAAGATGGAAGACATGCTCCATAGACGCATCGTGGGGCAGGACGACGCAATACAGGTGATCTCCAGAGCTGTCCGTCGTGCCCGCGCTGGTTTGAAGGACCCGAAGCGCCCGATTGGCTCTTTCGTGTTTCTAGGCCCCACGGGAGTGGGAAAAACCGAATTGACCAAAGCGCTGGCGGAATTCATTTTTGGCACCGAAGATGCCTTGATCCAGATCGACATGTCGGAGTTCATGGAGCGGCACAGCGTCAGCCGGCTGGTCGGTGCTCCTCCTGGGTACGTCGGGTATGATGACGCCGGCCAGTTGACGGAAGCCATTCGACGCCGTCCGTATTCCATTGTGGTCTTCGATGAGGTCGAAAAAGCCCATCCGGAAGCGCACAACATGCTGCTGCAGATCATGGAAGAGGGGCATCTCACGGATGCGCGCGGTCATAAGGTTGATTTCCGCAATACGATCATCGTCATGACCTCGAACGTCGGCGCTGAGATGATCCGCCGGCAGACATCTCTCGGTTTCGATCTGCCGCGCGACGAGGAAGTGGAAGAGCGCCTGGCGTACGACGAAATGCGCAAGAAGCTGCTCGAAGCGTTGAAGAAGGTATTCCGCCCCGAATTCATCAACCGCGTGGACGCGATCATCGTGTTCCATGCCCTGACGAAGGAGCAGATCATCGAGATCGTGGATCTGGAACTTGCCAAAGTCGCCGAGCGTCTCGTCGAGCACGAAATGACTCTCGAACTCTCCAACGAAGGCCGCGAACTCATGGCGGACCTGGGTTTCGATCCCGAAATGGGAGCTCGGCCGTTGAAGCGAGTCATCCAGAGCCAGGTCGAGGACAAGCTCTCGGACGCCCTGCTTTCCGATCGATTCCAGGCGGGCGATGTTATCCTGATCGACGCGGAAGACGGCGAGATTGTCTTGCGAAAGAAGGATCCTGAACCGGAAGATCAGACCGAGGAGGCCGTGCCGGCAGGGTGA
- the radA gene encoding DNA repair protein RadA, which translates to MAKSRTQYVCQQCGKISIKPMGRCPQCNSWNSMVEEVVAPKKAGRKAGDAGAASTPRRLAEIDVMQDDRVPLTMNEFSRVLGGGIIPGSVVLIGGEPGIGKSTLLLQAAARTAANGKVLYVSGEESARQVKGRVSRVLSQDEAPQDFFLLTETNLEAIMAQIESLAPMLVVVDSIQSIYSSDISSSAGSLSQVRECASRLHALAKARDVATFIVGHVTKEGSIAGPKVLEHIVDTVLYLEGDSFHAYRLLRSVKNRFGATTEVGVFEMQSTGMVEVENPSEVFLAERMVNAPGSAIVVTMEGTRPLIVEIQGLTSATSFGHPRRTANGVDYNRLLLTIAVLSRRVGLRLADQDVFVNVVGGLRVQEPAADLAVAAAVASSIRDKALPANLALIGEIGLSGELRTVSQLESRLKEAAKLGFKRILVPKRARVGEKTPAGIEIVPVRSVGEALETAFGGS; encoded by the coding sequence GTGGCGAAATCGAGAACCCAATATGTATGTCAGCAGTGCGGAAAGATCTCCATCAAACCGATGGGGCGTTGTCCGCAGTGCAACAGTTGGAACAGCATGGTCGAAGAAGTGGTGGCTCCCAAGAAGGCGGGGAGAAAAGCGGGGGACGCAGGCGCAGCTTCAACGCCGCGTCGACTTGCAGAGATCGATGTGATGCAAGACGATCGTGTTCCCCTGACGATGAACGAATTTTCCCGTGTTCTCGGCGGCGGGATCATCCCGGGGTCCGTGGTATTGATCGGTGGTGAGCCGGGAATTGGGAAGTCGACGCTGCTGCTGCAGGCTGCAGCGCGCACTGCAGCGAATGGAAAGGTGCTGTATGTATCGGGTGAGGAATCTGCCCGGCAAGTCAAGGGCCGGGTATCCCGCGTGCTCTCGCAGGACGAAGCGCCGCAGGATTTCTTCCTGCTGACCGAAACCAATCTCGAAGCCATCATGGCGCAGATCGAATCGTTGGCGCCCATGCTCGTGGTCGTGGATTCGATCCAGTCGATTTACAGTTCGGACATTTCATCCAGCGCTGGTTCGCTCTCTCAAGTTCGCGAGTGTGCCTCGAGGCTGCATGCGCTCGCCAAGGCGCGCGACGTTGCGACCTTCATCGTTGGACACGTCACGAAGGAAGGTTCGATCGCCGGCCCGAAGGTTCTCGAGCACATCGTGGATACCGTGCTCTACCTCGAGGGCGACTCCTTTCATGCCTACCGCCTGCTGCGTTCCGTGAAGAATCGCTTCGGCGCCACCACGGAAGTGGGCGTGTTCGAGATGCAATCGACGGGCATGGTGGAAGTCGAGAACCCGTCGGAAGTCTTCTTGGCGGAACGGATGGTCAACGCGCCCGGTTCTGCCATCGTCGTGACCATGGAGGGCACTCGTCCGCTGATCGTCGAAATCCAGGGGCTGACCAGTGCGACGTCTTTCGGTCATCCGAGGCGCACGGCGAACGGCGTCGATTACAACCGGCTGTTATTGACGATTGCGGTGTTATCGCGCAGGGTCGGCTTGCGGCTCGCGGATCAGGACGTGTTTGTGAACGTCGTCGGCGGGCTTCGCGTGCAAGAACCTGCGGCGGATTTGGCGGTGGCGGCAGCGGTGGCCTCCTCGATCCGGGATAAAGCTCTCCCGGCAAACCTGGCGCTTATCGGCGAAATCGGCTTGTCCGGGGAACTGCGGACCGTTTCGCAGCTTGAATCCCGCCTCAAAGAGGCGGCGAAGCTTGGATTCAAGCGCATACTCGTGCCCAAACGAGCGCGTGTGGGAGAGAAAACACCGGCCGGCATCGAGATCGTTCCGGTCCGCTCTGTAGGCGAGGCGCTCGAAACCGCTTTTGGCGGGTCTTAA
- the dnaA gene encoding chromosomal replication initiator protein DnaA, with product MNAKQLWQAALGELQMEMPRATFDTWVRDAELLTFEDGSFVIGVQNAYARDWLQERLLSTVKRVLTRMVGASVDVRFVVWQDEVDEKEITPLWMKKEHISGKETPSCNLNSRYTFETFVVGTSNRLAHAAAQAVSESPARAYNPLFLYGGVGLGKTHLLHAVGNACLASGLNVLYASSEDFTNDLINAIRNHTTELFRGRYRKIDVLLVDDIQFIAGKESTQEEFFHTFNALHSQDKQIVISSDRPPKALVTLEERLRSRFDWGLTADIQQPDYETRLAILRFNSERANRSIDPSLLEAIARRVQTNIRELEGALTRVLAYADLSGAPLDVNLVETALADMLPRGDGLTADQIIQSVADQFHIEEERLVGRGRAHDVALARQVAMYLLRTETSASLPAIGEMLGGRDHTTIMYGCEKIEDLLETDDGLRRQVSSVRERLYQESGVVI from the coding sequence ATGAACGCAAAGCAACTCTGGCAGGCTGCCCTCGGGGAACTGCAAATGGAAATGCCACGAGCGACATTCGACACCTGGGTACGAGATGCAGAGTTGCTGACTTTTGAAGATGGATCGTTCGTCATCGGCGTACAGAACGCATATGCACGCGATTGGTTGCAAGAGCGTTTGCTGTCAACCGTCAAGCGTGTGCTTACCCGGATGGTGGGGGCAAGCGTCGACGTGCGCTTTGTGGTCTGGCAAGACGAAGTGGACGAAAAAGAGATCACGCCCCTGTGGATGAAGAAGGAACATATCTCCGGCAAGGAAACGCCCAGCTGCAATCTCAACAGCCGCTACACATTCGAAACGTTCGTCGTTGGGACGAGCAATCGGCTGGCGCACGCCGCAGCGCAGGCGGTATCCGAGAGCCCGGCGCGCGCCTACAACCCGCTTTTCCTCTACGGTGGAGTTGGTTTGGGGAAAACACATCTGCTGCACGCCGTCGGGAACGCCTGTCTCGCCTCGGGGCTGAACGTGCTTTACGCCTCTTCCGAAGATTTCACCAACGACCTGATCAACGCCATCCGCAATCACACCACCGAGCTTTTCCGCGGCAGATATCGGAAGATCGATGTCTTGCTGGTCGACGACATTCAATTCATCGCCGGGAAGGAATCGACCCAGGAAGAATTCTTCCACACCTTCAATGCGCTGCACAGCCAGGATAAACAAATCGTGATTTCGTCCGATCGTCCGCCGAAAGCCCTGGTCACGCTCGAGGAGCGGCTGCGTTCACGCTTCGATTGGGGGCTCACCGCCGACATTCAGCAGCCGGATTACGAGACGCGTCTGGCGATCCTTCGATTCAATTCCGAGCGGGCCAACCGCTCCATCGATCCCTCCTTGCTCGAGGCGATCGCCCGCAGGGTGCAAACCAACATCCGGGAATTGGAAGGTGCGCTGACCAGAGTCCTGGCGTACGCCGATCTCAGCGGGGCGCCGCTCGACGTCAACCTGGTTGAAACCGCGCTCGCCGATATGCTGCCGCGAGGAGATGGTTTGACGGCGGATCAAATCATTCAAAGCGTCGCCGATCAATTTCACATCGAAGAAGAGCGGTTGGTCGGCAGAGGCCGTGCGCACGACGTGGCCCTGGCACGCCAGGTGGCGATGTATTTGCTGCGTACGGAAACGTCGGCGTCACTCCCGGCGATCGGGGAGATGCTGGGAGGCCGCGATCACACGACGATCATGTACGGGTGTGAAAAGATCGAAGATCTTCTCGAAACGGACGACGGTCTGCGGAGACAGGTCAGCAGCGTGCGCGAGCGGCTGTATCAGGAATCGGGCGTGGTCATTTAA
- a CDS encoding DegV family protein: MIKLVVDSTCNLPEDIIKKYDIRVAPISIQFNDETYEEGIDIDRSLFYRKIEELGIIPTTSQPTPAWFAKYYRELAGKGHSILAITITSKHSGTYDSAILAKSMVEEAQVEVFDSLTISLGTGFMVLEAARAIEAGQDMRSILSRLEQIRSRSSLIFTPATLKYLQMSGRVGLLKAALGSVLDLKPIITLEDGSLSVKENVRTRAKAINRIMELTEEAVGTSDPVNLGVFHANVEAEGKQFLEKARERFNVNEVLFADLVSSLAVHGGPGILALTAYRV; the protein is encoded by the coding sequence ATGATTAAACTAGTTGTCGACAGCACCTGTAATTTACCCGAAGATATCATCAAGAAATACGACATCCGCGTTGCCCCCATTTCGATCCAATTCAACGACGAGACCTATGAAGAAGGCATTGACATCGATCGAAGTCTCTTCTATCGCAAAATCGAGGAATTGGGCATCATCCCCACCACCTCGCAACCCACACCAGCCTGGTTCGCGAAATATTACCGTGAGTTGGCTGGAAAGGGGCACAGTATATTGGCCATCACCATCACATCCAAACACAGCGGTACGTACGATTCTGCGATCCTGGCCAAATCGATGGTAGAAGAAGCCCAGGTCGAGGTATTTGACTCCCTGACGATATCCCTCGGCACGGGTTTCATGGTTCTCGAGGCAGCCCGCGCCATCGAGGCCGGACAGGACATGCGTTCCATCCTTTCCCGTCTCGAGCAGATCCGTTCCCGCAGCAGTCTGATCTTTACCCCGGCAACGCTCAAATATCTGCAGATGAGCGGCCGCGTCGGTCTGTTGAAAGCAGCATTGGGATCCGTATTGGATCTCAAGCCGATCATCACGCTGGAGGACGGTTCATTATCGGTGAAAGAAAACGTGCGCACACGCGCGAAGGCGATCAATCGCATTATGGAACTAACAGAAGAGGCCGTCGGGACGAGCGATCCGGTCAACCTCGGTGTTTTCCACGCCAACGTCGAAGCAGAGGGCAAACAATTCCTCGAGAAAGCTCGAGAGCGATTCAACGTAAACGAAGTCCTCTTCGCCGATCTCGTCTCCTCGTTGGCCGTACACGGTGGACCGGGAATACTGGCGCTGACCGCCTACCGCGTCTGA